A window of the Chloroflexus sp. Y-396-1 genome harbors these coding sequences:
- a CDS encoding serine carboxypeptidase has translation MKRVVSISLGSAQRDYHITVQVLGQHVEVRRIGTNGDVAQAMALVREFDGKVDAIGLGGLTPVFRIGRARYPHQEAIHIAAQAQRTPVVDGGVVKSTLERWAIAQAVEQIPALLRYKRVLITSGVERYQLAAAISQYEPELRFADPIIHAGIPFLPPPRSIAQLELYAATALPILALLPYRFLHPVALGQEGFDGRAVELFRWADVIAGDFAFIRRFAPNDLTRKTIITDDPSPAEIEDLRRRGVTTLVTMTPPLNEQRPFLAADVLEAIITAITESPRQPGDGEVIDFITAAGWGPTVQDLNPRPKPRFAFVIHPLRTELIAKHKLFRWTRYLPPRLVEVVAAHFPPLYLSRIRGIRSKATGEEVEGILLTLGATPREMMRRPPSFTYRRLIKAARMAERMGAQIMGLGAFTSVVGDAGITVAQKVNIGITSGNSLTVAATLEAAKQAVLLMKGGRPEHVRAVVIGATGSIGAVCARLLAQAVHDVVLVAPRAERLIALKKLIEAETPGARVVAATYADAYLGDADLIITTTSALTGKVINIDKLKPGAVVCDVARPPDVKEEDARRRPDVLVIESGEIILPGEPDFGFDIDMPPGTAYACLSETALLAMEGKFEDYTLGRNIEIERVKEVYRLWKKHGLELARLRSFGVYVTDEMIAEKRRLAEERRRQLGLPAERVLDQSS, from the coding sequence ATGAAAAGAGTTGTCAGTATCAGTCTTGGCTCGGCCCAGCGTGATTATCACATCACAGTACAGGTACTGGGGCAGCACGTTGAGGTTCGCCGCATTGGTACCAATGGCGATGTAGCCCAAGCAATGGCACTGGTGCGCGAGTTTGATGGTAAAGTCGATGCGATTGGTCTTGGTGGGTTAACGCCGGTCTTTCGCATTGGTCGCGCCCGTTATCCACATCAAGAGGCGATCCACATTGCGGCGCAAGCGCAACGAACTCCGGTGGTAGACGGTGGTGTCGTGAAGAGCACCCTTGAGCGGTGGGCGATTGCGCAGGCAGTAGAGCAGATTCCTGCTCTGCTGCGCTATAAACGAGTATTAATTACCAGTGGCGTTGAGCGGTATCAACTGGCCGCTGCGATCAGTCAGTATGAACCGGAACTGCGTTTTGCCGATCCAATCATTCACGCTGGCATACCCTTTCTACCACCGCCACGTTCAATCGCACAGCTCGAACTGTATGCTGCAACAGCGCTTCCGATTCTCGCGCTCCTGCCTTACCGCTTTCTCCATCCTGTCGCACTCGGTCAGGAAGGTTTTGACGGGCGCGCCGTTGAACTCTTCCGCTGGGCTGATGTGATTGCCGGTGATTTTGCTTTCATCCGGCGTTTTGCACCAAACGATCTAACCCGCAAAACCATTATTACTGACGATCCATCACCTGCTGAGATTGAGGATTTACGGCGACGCGGTGTGACAACATTAGTGACGATGACCCCACCGCTAAACGAACAACGTCCGTTTTTGGCGGCTGATGTGCTGGAGGCGATCATCACGGCCATCACTGAAAGTCCTCGTCAACCCGGTGATGGCGAGGTGATCGATTTTATCACTGCTGCAGGCTGGGGGCCAACGGTGCAAGACCTCAATCCTCGTCCTAAGCCCCGCTTTGCCTTTGTTATCCACCCGTTGCGTACTGAACTGATTGCTAAACATAAACTGTTTCGCTGGACGCGCTATCTCCCGCCGCGTCTAGTAGAGGTCGTTGCCGCCCATTTCCCGCCCCTTTATCTCTCACGAATCCGCGGAATTCGCTCGAAAGCGACTGGTGAAGAGGTTGAGGGTATCTTGCTCACGTTGGGAGCGACACCTCGCGAGATGATGCGTCGGCCACCGAGTTTTACCTATCGTCGTTTGATTAAGGCGGCCCGAATGGCTGAACGGATGGGGGCTCAGATTATGGGGCTGGGTGCATTTACCTCGGTGGTGGGGGATGCCGGTATTACAGTCGCACAGAAGGTGAATATCGGTATCACATCGGGCAATTCATTGACAGTGGCTGCCACGCTCGAGGCGGCTAAACAGGCTGTGTTGCTGATGAAAGGTGGTCGGCCTGAACACGTGCGGGCGGTAGTGATCGGTGCAACCGGTTCTATCGGCGCAGTATGTGCCCGCTTGCTGGCCCAGGCAGTGCATGACGTGGTGCTGGTAGCTCCGCGTGCTGAACGGCTGATTGCCTTGAAGAAGCTGATTGAAGCGGAGACACCTGGCGCCCGTGTGGTGGCGGCAACGTATGCCGATGCCTATCTCGGCGATGCCGATCTAATTATCACGACGACCAGTGCACTGACCGGGAAGGTTATCAACATTGATAAACTCAAACCCGGCGCCGTCGTTTGTGACGTTGCACGTCCGCCGGATGTAAAGGAGGAAGACGCTCGTCGGCGTCCTGATGTGCTGGTAATTGAGAGTGGTGAGATTATTCTCCCCGGTGAACCGGATTTTGGTTTCGACATCGATATGCCTCCCGGCACCGCTTATGCCTGTTTGTCAGAGACGGCGCTCTTGGCGATGGAAGGCAAGTTTGAAGACTACACGTTGGGGCGCAATATCGAGATCGAGCGGGTCAAAGAGGTCTACCGGTTGTGGAAGAAGCATGGCCTGGAGCTGGCGCGTCTGCGTTCGTTTGGTGTCTACGTTACCGATGAAATGATTGCCGAGAAGCGCCGGTTGGCCGAAGAACGCCGTCGCCAATTGGGCCTTCCTGCTGAGAGAGTGTTGGATCAGTCATCGTGA
- the smpB gene encoding SsrA-binding protein SmpB, which produces MAAKTHHPGVVAENRKARHDYDIEETIEAGIVLSGSEIKSVRAGRVNLRGSFARVIDDEVFLYDAHIAPYEQSGKYFNHDPLRPRKLLLHRREINRLNGLVRMKGMTLVPLKIYFKGRRAKVELGVARGKKIYDKREDIARRDAARDIERALKRSRQ; this is translated from the coding sequence GTGGCAGCAAAAACACATCATCCAGGAGTGGTTGCCGAAAATCGCAAGGCACGCCACGATTACGATATAGAAGAGACGATTGAAGCCGGCATTGTTCTTTCCGGCAGCGAAATCAAATCGGTACGTGCCGGACGGGTCAATCTGCGTGGCAGTTTTGCCCGTGTGATTGACGACGAGGTGTTTTTGTACGATGCCCACATTGCCCCTTATGAACAGTCGGGCAAATACTTTAATCACGATCCACTCCGACCACGCAAGCTCTTACTCCATCGACGCGAGATCAACCGTCTCAATGGGCTGGTACGGATGAAGGGAATGACCCTCGTGCCGCTGAAGATTTACTTCAAGGGACGACGGGCCAAAGTTGAGCTTGGAGTGGCGCGTGGTAAGAAGATTTACGATAAACGTGAGGATATTGCCCGTCGTGATGCGGCAAGAGACATTGAGCGAGCCTTGAAGCGATCTCGCCAATAG
- the glpX gene encoding class II fructose-bisphosphatase, which translates to MERNLGMDLVRATEAAALRSGRWMGRGDKNGADQAAVDAMRMALNSVPMNGIVVIGEGEKDEAPMLYIGERVGTGEGDEIDVAVDPVEGTTLLAEGMPGAIAIVAVAERHSFYNWRGIPYMDKLAVGERAKGVIDINAPVAYNIRAVARTLNKQVEDVTVVVLDRPRHRDLIRQIREVGARIKLIPHGDVSAGIMTSIENPPADLLMGIGGAPEAVLTAAALKCLGGEIQCKVWPRNDEERARIAELGIDPRQVLTTRDLVRGENVVVAATGITSGEFLRGVEYFGGGARTHSVVMRSRSGTVRYIDATHRWDKLMRISDMPYVR; encoded by the coding sequence ATGGAGCGCAACCTTGGCATGGATCTGGTACGCGCAACGGAAGCTGCGGCACTACGTTCGGGGCGCTGGATGGGTCGTGGCGATAAGAACGGCGCCGACCAGGCCGCAGTTGATGCAATGCGGATGGCGCTAAACAGCGTACCAATGAATGGGATTGTCGTTATTGGTGAAGGCGAAAAAGATGAGGCACCGATGCTCTATATCGGTGAACGGGTAGGCACTGGTGAAGGTGACGAGATCGATGTAGCGGTCGATCCTGTAGAAGGAACCACACTGCTAGCAGAAGGAATGCCCGGCGCAATTGCCATTGTCGCAGTTGCTGAACGCCATTCATTCTACAACTGGCGCGGCATCCCATACATGGATAAGCTGGCCGTTGGCGAACGGGCTAAAGGCGTGATCGATATTAACGCTCCGGTAGCATATAACATTCGTGCTGTGGCCCGCACCCTCAACAAGCAAGTTGAAGATGTGACGGTGGTTGTGCTTGATCGTCCCCGCCACCGTGATCTGATCCGTCAGATTCGTGAGGTTGGCGCCCGCATCAAGCTGATACCCCACGGTGATGTGAGCGCCGGTATTATGACCAGCATTGAAAATCCACCTGCCGACCTCTTGATGGGGATTGGCGGCGCCCCGGAAGCGGTTTTGACTGCCGCTGCGCTTAAGTGTCTGGGCGGCGAGATTCAGTGCAAAGTCTGGCCGCGCAACGATGAAGAGCGGGCACGGATCGCTGAGTTGGGTATTGATCCGAGGCAGGTCTTAACGACGCGCGATCTGGTGCGCGGTGAAAATGTTGTCGTTGCGGCAACCGGTATTACGTCGGGTGAATTCTTGCGCGGCGTAGAATATTTTGGCGGCGGTGCACGCACGCACAGCGTAGTGATGCGCTCGCGTTCGGGAACGGTGCGGTATATCGATGCAACACACCGCTGGGATAAATTGATGCGCATCTCTGATATGCCGTATGTTCGCTAA
- a CDS encoding O-antigen ligase, with product MFANSPPNQRTWRDRLVQSPMLMASLALITGGLIGGITAFGPLYTVAGVLALFVVTALLVSVQTGLIATLAIATIIPFGTLPFKAIITPNFLTLVLVALNAVWLFRSLARPDTYDVRFGSLGLPLIGFLGLTFFSLILGARGLPDLQTLHNYAKFVLGVGCYFSVINCVRDRATIRFMIRALIIVGGISALIGLVLWALPDAIALQLLVALGRIGYPTSGRVLRYIEDDPNGLERAIGLGVDPNSFGGMLALVAVLTLTQLAAPQPILPRRVLATLGGLQVLALLLTFSRAALFGLIIAAAFLATVRYRRLWRYMIMVSILGAVLLVGLGYADEFIQRVLSGIQFRDQAQQMRLGEYANAIAIIQRYPVFGIGFGQAPDLDLSAGVSSIYLAIAQRMGLVGLAVFICLIGFWFMSSLQLLPELDDELASWLLGCQGALVAALAVGVADHYFFNIEFSHMATLFWATIGLGSAIEICIRSHLPADLSRAYPNNLARIGKDNPFTYP from the coding sequence ATGTTCGCTAACTCTCCGCCCAACCAACGTACCTGGCGTGACCGGCTGGTGCAGTCGCCAATGCTGATGGCTAGTCTGGCTCTGATAACCGGCGGCCTGATCGGGGGTATTACCGCTTTCGGGCCGCTCTACACCGTAGCCGGTGTGCTGGCCCTCTTCGTCGTTACGGCCTTGCTCGTGAGTGTTCAGACCGGCCTGATCGCTACGCTTGCGATTGCTACCATTATCCCATTCGGTACGTTGCCCTTCAAAGCTATTATTACGCCGAACTTTCTCACCCTGGTCCTCGTGGCACTTAATGCCGTCTGGCTCTTCCGTTCCCTGGCCCGTCCTGATACCTACGATGTGCGATTTGGTTCGCTGGGCCTTCCGCTTATTGGTTTTCTAGGATTGACCTTCTTCTCGCTGATCCTGGGAGCGCGTGGTTTGCCTGACCTGCAAACGCTTCATAACTACGCGAAGTTTGTATTGGGGGTAGGTTGTTACTTTAGTGTGATCAATTGCGTGAGGGATCGCGCCACTATCCGTTTCATGATACGAGCATTGATCATTGTGGGCGGTATATCGGCATTGATCGGACTAGTCTTATGGGCATTACCAGATGCAATAGCGCTCCAATTGTTAGTTGCACTTGGTCGGATTGGCTATCCAACCAGTGGTCGCGTGCTACGGTATATCGAAGATGATCCCAATGGACTGGAGCGAGCAATTGGGTTAGGTGTTGACCCAAACAGCTTTGGCGGTATGTTGGCGCTGGTCGCAGTGCTCACGCTGACTCAACTGGCCGCACCACAACCAATTCTGCCCCGCCGGGTACTGGCCACACTCGGCGGATTACAGGTACTGGCCCTCTTGCTAACCTTCTCTCGAGCAGCACTGTTTGGCCTGATTATTGCAGCAGCCTTTCTCGCCACTGTACGTTACCGTCGTCTCTGGCGATATATGATAATGGTGAGTATACTCGGCGCTGTGCTCCTCGTCGGTCTGGGTTACGCCGATGAGTTCATACAACGGGTTCTCTCTGGTATCCAATTTCGAGACCAGGCCCAACAGATGCGGCTCGGCGAATACGCCAATGCAATTGCAATTATCCAGCGTTACCCGGTATTCGGGATCGGTTTTGGTCAGGCGCCCGATCTCGATCTCTCAGCCGGCGTGAGTAGTATTTATCTAGCAATTGCACAGCGTATGGGGCTAGTTGGGCTGGCGGTCTTTATCTGTCTGATCGGCTTCTGGTTTATGAGCAGTCTGCAATTGCTGCCCGAACTCGACGACGAACTCGCGAGCTGGCTCCTTGGTTGTCAGGGCGCGTTGGTGGCAGCATTGGCGGTGGGAGTGGCCGACCACTACTTTTTTAATATCGAGTTTAGCCATATGGCAACCCTCTTTTGGGCTACGATTGGTTTGGGAAGTGCTATTGAAATATGCATTCGTTCACACCTTCCCGCTGATCTGTCACGAGCCTATCCAAATAATCTAGCCAGGATAGGCAAGGATAATCCTTTCACCTATCCCTAA
- a CDS encoding SH3 domain-containing protein — protein MTLTGDESAALNPLTLMESAREKYTLARARREVPELALLSIHGAIEDTLRAHLLRIGSPVALGSFARVLEAMQELSQAPLSAEEADAVRRLHRLRGRIARGEHLAVTGETLAAYQRLAVILLPRYGVQVLPPAEQPSRSRPTQPMRAQTTLPDDEPVRVRLRDRHTLYEESQRIRSLGNQYSATPDSRALVVPSWVAPTLIVVSIFVIGIAVALLIQNPAPATLPTVPIAGLSPAPTGQMPLTSITVSPPESSTPIPTSPVGSTPTEIVPTIIPGGLVVGGKAVVSRDIPALNLRIEPGINAAIQVILVPGTEVEVIAGPLERDGLTWWQVRSAGIEGWCAGEFLQSIE, from the coding sequence ATGACCCTAACCGGCGATGAGTCTGCCGCGCTGAATCCACTCACCCTAATGGAATCGGCGCGGGAAAAATACACACTAGCACGGGCGCGACGCGAGGTGCCGGAGCTGGCGTTACTCAGCATTCACGGCGCAATCGAGGATACACTACGGGCACATTTGCTACGGATTGGTTCCCCTGTGGCGCTTGGTTCGTTTGCTAGGGTCCTGGAGGCAATGCAAGAACTGTCTCAGGCACCGCTGAGCGCTGAAGAGGCTGATGCAGTGCGACGTCTGCACCGGTTACGTGGTCGCATCGCTCGTGGTGAACATCTTGCAGTGACCGGTGAGACGCTGGCTGCGTACCAGCGATTGGCGGTGATCCTTTTGCCACGGTACGGTGTACAGGTATTACCTCCCGCCGAGCAACCATCACGTTCGCGCCCAACCCAGCCGATGCGTGCGCAAACGACGTTGCCCGACGATGAGCCGGTTCGGGTTCGTTTACGCGACCGCCATACACTCTACGAGGAATCGCAACGCATTCGCTCTCTCGGGAACCAGTACAGCGCTACACCCGATTCGCGGGCGCTGGTTGTGCCGTCCTGGGTTGCCCCCACCTTAATCGTGGTCAGCATTTTTGTTATTGGGATAGCCGTTGCTCTTTTGATACAAAATCCGGCGCCAGCAACACTTCCAACAGTGCCGATTGCTGGACTGTCGCCAGCGCCAACCGGTCAGATGCCATTAACATCAATCACCGTTAGCCCACCAGAATCCTCGACCCCGATCCCGACATCGCCGGTGGGTTCTACTCCGACTGAGATCGTACCAACGATCATTCCGGGAGGTCTGGTTGTTGGTGGAAAAGCCGTTGTCAGTCGTGATATTCCTGCGCTCAACTTAAGGATAGAACCAGGGATCAATGCTGCCATTCAAGTCATTTTGGTACCGGGAACTGAAGTTGAAGTAATTGCTGGTCCCCTAGAGCGCGATGGTCTGACCTGGTGGCAGGTGCGGAGTGCTGGTATTGAAGGGTGGTGTGCTGGCGAGTTTTTGCAGAGTATAGAGTGA
- a CDS encoding NgoMIV family type II restriction endonuclease: MDFTSKTISNFDQYEHLADIERIVRANRELASIFGVDYIIKPDIIIARVPVSDDEINAEETLLDPAQAIVKYSPLRKKEGSKPILHASISCKWTMRSDRSQNIRTEAMNLIRNRKGHTPHIVAVTAEPLPTRIASLALGTGDLDCVYHIALHELEIAVASNEDQQEMLRNLIDGKRLRDIIDLPFDLAI; this comes from the coding sequence ATGGATTTCACATCTAAAACTATATCAAACTTTGATCAGTATGAACATTTAGCAGATATTGAAAGAATAGTGCGAGCAAATCGAGAACTTGCTTCTATTTTTGGAGTAGACTATATTATTAAACCCGACATAATCATAGCTAGAGTCCCAGTTTCGGATGACGAGATTAATGCAGAAGAAACACTTTTAGACCCTGCTCAAGCTATAGTTAAGTATTCTCCTCTCAGGAAGAAAGAAGGTTCAAAACCAATTCTTCACGCTAGTATTTCCTGCAAGTGGACAATGAGAAGTGATAGAAGTCAGAACATCAGAACAGAGGCAATGAATTTGATCCGGAATCGCAAAGGTCATACCCCACACATTGTTGCAGTTACTGCTGAACCACTACCGACACGTATTGCATCTCTGGCGCTCGGAACCGGTGATCTGGACTGTGTGTATCATATTGCACTCCATGAACTGGAGATCGCAGTTGCGTCCAATGAAGATCAGCAAGAGATGCTGCGGAACTTGATCGATGGCAAACGATTGCGTGACATTATCGATTTGCCTTTCGATCTGGCTATATAG
- a CDS encoding site-specific DNA-methyltransferase, translating to MNKTSDLRGVVSLMIPVADVTDQTALKKLNRLLTDDLDFHDQDSRYASHSFHAFPAKFPPQLPAKFIQSLTNPGETVLDPMMGSGTTVLEAFLLGREAIGFDIDPLALLLTKTKITPIHPHQVMALGREIVHRAKVSFHYRRDEIEHELSTCWDEETKEFINYWFAKDVQIALKAILNEIEKVDDEDIKDFFKLSFSAIIITKSGGVSLALDLAHTRPHRVGRAVDWNGNVVCDFRREHAHTKRVSSKKIRSPFEEFERRYTQNVRAFREIGFFTDQMNMFEYFDKPVSRLKPYVAIGNAQCIPVNSSSVDLIVTSPPYASNAIDYMRAHKFSLVWFGYTIAELTTHRRKYIGAEGTRDVLLHNLPPNTMDTIERLSLKDRKKGIVLHRYYSEMKNVLSEMFRVLKPGGTAVFVVGNSNIRGQDVSIPECLSEIGTSLGFLVPGIGIRRLDRNRRMMPTSTTINNESQIQQRMHEEYVIGFYKPLRIQEL from the coding sequence TTGAACAAAACCAGTGATCTGAGAGGTGTTGTTTCACTGATGATACCCGTAGCAGACGTTACAGATCAGACTGCTCTAAAGAAGCTGAATCGTCTTCTTACTGACGATCTTGATTTTCATGATCAGGACAGCAGATACGCATCGCACAGTTTTCATGCTTTTCCTGCGAAGTTTCCCCCACAGCTTCCCGCAAAGTTCATTCAGTCTTTAACGAACCCTGGTGAAACCGTTCTCGATCCAATGATGGGTTCGGGAACCACTGTCCTTGAAGCCTTTCTATTGGGGAGAGAAGCTATCGGATTCGACATCGACCCACTGGCTCTGTTGCTGACAAAAACCAAGATAACGCCTATACATCCACACCAGGTGATGGCATTGGGAAGAGAAATCGTTCATCGTGCAAAGGTTTCATTTCACTACCGTAGGGATGAAATCGAACATGAATTGAGCACATGTTGGGATGAAGAAACAAAAGAATTCATCAATTACTGGTTTGCAAAAGACGTTCAAATTGCGCTTAAGGCGATTTTGAACGAGATAGAGAAAGTTGATGATGAAGACATAAAAGACTTTTTTAAGCTATCATTCTCGGCAATTATTATTACCAAATCAGGAGGGGTTTCGCTCGCACTTGATCTTGCCCACACAAGACCACACAGGGTTGGACGAGCTGTAGATTGGAATGGCAATGTCGTATGTGATTTTAGGCGAGAACATGCACATACAAAAAGGGTTTCTTCAAAGAAGATCCGTTCTCCGTTTGAAGAATTTGAGCGCAGATACACGCAAAATGTAAGAGCTTTTCGTGAAATAGGTTTTTTTACCGATCAGATGAACATGTTTGAATATTTTGATAAACCTGTGTCGAGACTCAAACCCTATGTAGCTATCGGAAATGCGCAGTGCATTCCCGTAAATTCGTCGAGCGTTGATCTGATTGTTACTTCTCCCCCCTATGCCTCAAACGCTATCGATTACATGCGTGCGCATAAATTTTCCCTTGTCTGGTTTGGTTATACCATCGCTGAGCTTACGACTCACAGAAGAAAATACATCGGCGCTGAAGGAACAAGAGATGTTCTGCTACATAACCTTCCACCGAACACCATGGATACTATTGAAAGATTATCTTTGAAAGATAGAAAAAAAGGTATAGTTCTTCATAGATATTATTCAGAAATGAAGAATGTCTTATCAGAAATGTTTCGAGTGTTGAAACCAGGAGGAACAGCCGTTTTCGTTGTAGGAAACTCAAATATCCGTGGGCAGGATGTAAGCATTCCTGAATGTCTCAGTGAAATTGGTACGTCTCTTGGATTTCTGGTGCCGGGTATTGGCATTCGCCGGTTAGATAGAAATCGACGTATGATGCCTACCAGCACAACTATCAATAATGAATCTCAAATACAACAGAGAATGCACGAAGAATATGTGATTGGATTTTATAAACCTCTCAGAATACAAGAACTATGA
- a CDS encoding NgoMIV family type II restriction endonuclease has product MNFFDLRKKYHEHICAQIVWIKPEGSYPNFADSSSKSSRAIASAVLRQMGCGFFRRDPLSDQQTGKLFEEITRDFISEAFNLLNHLRPGKWISHLKLYQTLISMNI; this is encoded by the coding sequence ATGAACTTTTTTGATTTGCGAAAGAAGTATCATGAACACATCTGTGCGCAGATTGTCTGGATAAAACCTGAAGGATCCTATCCAAACTTTGCCGACTCAAGCAGCAAATCGAGCAGAGCTATTGCATCCGCTGTTCTGCGACAAATGGGATGTGGTTTCTTCCGACGAGACCCCCTTTCTGATCAACAAACTGGTAAGCTATTCGAGGAGATCACGCGAGATTTTATCTCCGAAGCTTTTAATCTCCTCAATCATTTGAGGCCTGGAAAATGGATTTCACATCTAAAACTATATCAAACTTTGATCAGTATGAACATTTAG
- a CDS encoding PaaI family thioesterase, translating into MNAIQDSYPDELSHCYGCGRLNLDGLQIKSVWNGCEAIARFTPHSYHTAVPGYVYGGLLASLIDCHGTGTAAAAAYAAAGREPGTAPYLRYLTASLRVNFLRPTPLGPELVIHGRVKEMSGRKVIVEAWIEANGETTVQGEVVAVQIPEHLLTNLLNQGEREN; encoded by the coding sequence ATGAACGCTATTCAAGACAGCTATCCCGACGAACTGAGTCATTGTTATGGCTGTGGTCGTCTTAATCTCGATGGTTTACAGATCAAAAGTGTCTGGAACGGTTGTGAAGCCATTGCACGCTTTACACCTCACTCGTACCATACAGCAGTACCCGGCTATGTTTACGGTGGACTATTGGCTTCACTGATTGACTGTCACGGTACCGGAACGGCAGCAGCAGCAGCTTATGCTGCCGCCGGGCGTGAACCGGGTACGGCGCCATACCTGCGCTATCTCACGGCATCGTTGCGAGTAAACTTCTTACGCCCGACACCACTCGGACCCGAACTGGTCATTCACGGACGGGTCAAAGAGATGTCTGGTCGCAAAGTGATCGTTGAAGCGTGGATTGAAGCAAATGGTGAGACAACGGTGCAGGGTGAAGTCGTGGCCGTACAGATCCCTGAACACCTGCTGACCAACTTACTTAACCAGGGAGAGCGGGAAAACTGA
- a CDS encoding alpha/beta hydrolase: protein MKRPQLEWLTVQPSCPQAAPPVVLVHGAWHGAWCWVERALPDLAARGLTAHAISLRGHGSSSPAGLLTTICDYVQDVRTVVNTLPQPPILVGHSAGGYVVQLLLSGCCGSVPSVAGAVLLCSSPVSSPAYFLRRWRERKPMVDIRALLRRETSAVRAALFRPDIALDDLERYRRQLVSEPPLVTLTSMLIRPRPHVVQVPVLVIAAGNDAIFDLPAQQALAAAYRAELLVIPEAAHDLMLDPAWPMAGAAIARFAVTVGQAIPGG, encoded by the coding sequence GTGAAGCGTCCACAGCTTGAGTGGTTGACTGTTCAGCCCTCATGCCCACAAGCAGCGCCACCGGTGGTGTTGGTGCATGGTGCATGGCACGGTGCCTGGTGTTGGGTCGAGCGTGCGCTACCTGATCTGGCAGCGCGGGGCTTGACGGCGCATGCCATCAGCCTGCGCGGTCACGGCTCTAGTTCACCAGCCGGTCTGTTGACTACCATTTGTGATTACGTACAAGATGTACGAACGGTGGTGAACACACTGCCTCAGCCACCGATACTAGTCGGACATAGTGCCGGTGGTTATGTTGTACAACTGCTCTTGAGTGGTTGCTGTGGGTCGGTACCCAGCGTGGCCGGTGCCGTGCTCCTGTGCAGCTCACCGGTTTCCAGCCCAGCTTACTTTTTACGTCGTTGGCGTGAACGGAAGCCAATGGTTGATATCCGTGCCCTGTTGCGACGAGAAACCAGCGCAGTACGAGCAGCTCTCTTTCGCCCAGATATTGCTTTAGACGATCTTGAGCGTTACCGCCGACAATTGGTCAGTGAACCGCCGCTCGTCACCCTGACCAGCATGCTGATCCGCCCGCGTCCGCATGTTGTGCAGGTACCGGTGTTGGTCATTGCAGCCGGAAATGATGCTATCTTCGATCTCCCTGCTCAGCAAGCGCTTGCCGCAGCATACCGTGCCGAATTGCTTGTTATCCCTGAAGCCGCGCACGATCTTATGCTCGACCCGGCCTGGCCAATGGCAGGTGCTGCAATTGCCCGCTTTGCAGTTACGGTTGGGCAGGCCATTCCAGGTGGTTAG
- a CDS encoding cyclopropane-fatty-acyl-phospholipid synthase family protein, translated as MSDRFHRMRERYLSGEIPWDHSEPPPEIITLSNELPPGRAIDLGCGTGRACIWLARAGWQVDGIDFVPEAIAIARERVAVAGVADKVRLFVADATRLDFLTEPYDLAIDVGCGHGFSEPELNAYLDEVRRLLRPGGLFAFFAHLRTPTTPDAAILKTHIEQTLLLAALQSRFIIEQFVPGETVVMGQRGPSAWIYLRRP; from the coding sequence ATGTCTGATCGTTTCCATCGCATGCGTGAACGTTACCTGTCAGGAGAGATTCCCTGGGATCATTCAGAACCACCACCTGAAATTATTACCTTAAGCAACGAGTTACCCCCTGGGCGGGCTATCGATCTCGGTTGTGGAACCGGACGAGCATGCATCTGGTTGGCCCGTGCCGGCTGGCAGGTTGACGGGATTGATTTTGTTCCTGAAGCGATTGCCATCGCTCGCGAGCGGGTGGCAGTCGCTGGTGTCGCCGATAAGGTACGTCTCTTTGTCGCCGATGCCACTCGTCTGGATTTTCTAACCGAACCCTACGATCTGGCAATCGACGTCGGCTGTGGTCATGGTTTCAGCGAACCAGAACTCAACGCTTACCTTGATGAAGTGCGGCGGTTGCTCAGGCCAGGTGGCCTGTTTGCGTTCTTCGCCCATTTGCGTACCCCAACCACACCTGATGCGGCGATATTGAAAACTCACATCGAACAGACATTACTCCTAGCAGCACTTCAATCGCGTTTCATTATCGAACAATTTGTACCCGGTGAGACTGTTGTTATGGGGCAACGAGGCCCCTCGGCGTGGATCTATCTCCGACGACCGTGA